A single region of the Amphiura filiformis chromosome 7, Afil_fr2py, whole genome shotgun sequence genome encodes:
- the LOC140156508 gene encoding uncharacterized protein, which yields MDLFNPDTPSCSSTTSTRRKAVTNAGVYYIWSQSSDEDRRPRSLDYMGEYRSVDRITCSCDFKAEPVMKNFGIFHTDLVKMPPGLDYILQNEAHSDITIKVDDKLFKAHKSILVASSDYFKTMFSAGFKEANMNEIELHVPGQSEVFETLLEFIYSGKMSYLTSDTAVDILGMAGYLQMDQAVELCCEAILHWYARNLMSLERALEICQHPEENLSFLILQSKYYIAVHLRKTCGIIPETLECLKMCMETVSDMINDDHRFIVMMKWLEQNWEDRKQHAYHLLHKIKIADLSRRTMIQLGQNTQLQEVVQVNVIKTEHSDEQLGETLSEILKYCSPSVSYYDYYDDEDIRMIQEGRIQTRWVNLVETSTNQDLQSTDDIQPVQSTRKTEYTDEMLGKLDHDYMVCSTMANRAGKVYRKHLVSVYKELSQQRSEETYCDVDVRVDGRIFKAHKSVLMICCNYFKELLTDPQTHKIEIDGESETFERLLNALYTGKIEGVSTDTLMSTLDMASKLQLHSVIDTLKLFVSELTHSGEMSLDMAQQICKREEPGLSSIQEICKDYTKASFVSLVECHPGQASIEYLTEHLDEMKKPDESKFVQFLLNWLTHSWEERKQHAHDLLKKVRLGVLSDDLLKKLQEMTSDIVGCRKMLMEVMKLKATTKTPQRLQDIPLYISHPHWFATRTTITAMVALGGRNHSNEYYHGSWRKANMELPEPLTQHASVVINGHLCIAGGRIQVNGSWNRCTEAFRWYDMQSKQWKPLASMHQRRRNFPLVFMDGYAYAIGGGWRYGMLVECERYSVMHNSWEKLPPMPIACKYHSAVAYDGVILVYGSKKGSMTNEHVLQRFTPSWRGSGGSWQVLMSENITLGSIDLARPVLTVQKEQLYRVAYGKNQNRAYVSKVDQVSVGFNSATTEEDQCLDKRDSSSSFHPIIFCIDSQLYAIVHGCVFDLERQVGCSELHLRHITNTCDKFGTASVAIVSLDPPVEAEVESSSSESDSEPVLSLRDIVISLDDDIAMSILVF from the exons ATGGACCTTTTTAATCCAGACACCCCATCGTGCTCTTCGACCACCAGTACCCGACGTAAAGCCGTAACAAATGCAGGCGTCTACTACATATGGTCTCAGTCTAGTGATGAAGATCGCAGACCAAGAAGCCTAGACTACATGGGTGAATACCGATCAGTGGACCGTATAACTTGCAGCTGTGATTTTAAAGCAGAACCAGTGATGAAGAACTTTGGTATTTTTCACACTGATTTAGTGAAAATGCCTCCAG GATTGGACTACATCCTTCAAAACGAGGCCCATTCAGACATCACAATCAAAGTTGATGACAAGTTATTCAAAGCTCACAAGAGCATCCTTGTCGCAAGCAGTGACTACTTCAAAACAATGTTTTCTGCTGGATTCAAGGAAGCCAACATGAATGAAATTGAGCTACATGTACCTGGACAAAGCGAGGTATTTGAGACCCTCCTCGAGTTCATTTATTCTGGGAAGATGAGTTACTTGACATCAGATACAGCTGTGGACATTTTAGGTATGGCTGGCTACTTGCAAATGGATCAAGCAGTTGAATTGTGTTGCGAGGCCATTTTACACTGGTATGCTAGGAATTTGATGTCTCTGGAAAGAGCTCTGGAAATCTGCCAACATCCGGAAGAAAACTTGAGTTTTCTCATCCTGCAATCCAAATACTACATAGCAGTCCATTTAAGGAAAACATGTGGCATTATCCCTGAAACACTAGAGTGTTTGAAGATGTGCATGGAAACTGTGTCAGACATGATAAATGATGAC CATCGTTTCATAGTCATGATGAAGTGGCTGGAACAAAACTGGGAGGACCGCAAGCAGCACGCATACCACCTGCTACACAAGATAAAGATAGCAGATTTGTCCAGGAGAACAATGATTCAGCTGGGACAGAATACACAGCTTCAAGAAGTAGTCCAAGTCAATGTCATCAAAACGGAACACTCAGACGAACAACTTGGAGAGACACTTTCTGAAATCCTGAAATATTGCTCACCTTCTGTCtcttattatgattattatgatgatgaagaTATTCGCATGATTCAGGAAGGCCGTATACAAACAAGATGGGTGAATTTAGTAGAg ACTTCCACCAACCAAGATCTTCAGTCAACTGATGATATTCAACCTGTACAATCCACACGAAAAACTGAATATACCGATGAAATGTTGGGGAAGCTAGATCATGATTATATGGTCTGTAGTACAATGGCCAACCGAGCTGGTAAAGTTTACAGGAAGCATTTGGTGTCAG TTTACAAAGAGTTGAGTCAGCAAAGAAGTGAGGAAACCTACTGTGATGTTGATGTCAGAGTTGACGGAAGAATTTTCAAAGCGCACAAGAGTGTGCTGATGATATGCTGCAATTACTTCAAAGAATTACTGACCGACCCACAAACACACAAGATTGAAATAGATGGTGAAAGCGAAACATTTGAAAGATTGCTCAATGCACTCTACACTGGTAAAATAGAAGGGGTCTCAACAGACACACTTATGTCTACCCTTGATATGGCCAGCAAACTACAACTTCACTCAGTAATCGACACACTGAAGCTGTTCGTTTCCGAGCTCACACATAGTGGAGAGATGTCGCTAGACATGGCTCAGCAAATCTGCAAGAGAGAAGAGCCAGGCCTCTCTTCCATTCAAGAGATTTGCAAAGATTACACCAAAGCAAGCTTTGTGTCACTTGTGGAATGTCATCCAGGACAAGCATCTATAGAATACCTGACTGAACATCTGGATGAGATGAAAAAGCCAGACGAATCA aaatttgtgcaatttttgctGAATTGGTTAACACACAGCTGGGAAGAGAGGAAGCAGCATGCACATGATCTATTGAAAAAGGTTAGGCTTGGTGTCTTGTCAGATGATCTTCTGAAGAAACTTCAGGAAATGACTTCAGATATTGTGGGATGTAGGAAGATGTTGATGGAGGTAATGAAGCTGAAGGCTACTACAAAGACACCACAAAGACTGCAGGATATTCCTCTTTATATTAGCCATCCACATTGGTTTGCTACAAGGACAACTATCACA GCCATGGTTGCTTTAGGTGGACGTAACCACTCCAATGAATACTATCATGGATCTTGGAGGAAAGCAAACATGGAATTACCTGAACCACTAACACAACATGCCAGTGTTGTTATCAATGGTCATCTCTGCATAGCAGGAGGAAGAATTCAAGTCAACGGAAGCTGGAATCGGTGCACAGAAGCTTTCCGATGGTACGACATGCAAAGTAAGCAGTGGAAACCTCTCGCATCTATGCATCAGCGCAGACGTAACTTTCCACTGGTATTTATGGATGGTTATGCATATGCCATTGGTGGGGGATGGCGATATGGTATGTTAGTTGAATGTGAACGCTATAGTGTGATGCATAACAGTTGGGAGAAGTTACCACCAATGCCAATTGCATGCAAGTACCATTCTGCTGTAGCATATGATGGGGTAATCCTGGTGTATGGTTCAAAGAAAGGCTCAATGACGAATGAGCATGTCTTGCAACGGTTCACTCCATCATGGCGAGGATCTGGTGGGTCATGGCAAGTATTGATGAGTGAAAATATTACATTAGGATCCATAGATTTGGCTAGACCTGTTCTTACAGTTCAGAAAGAGCAGCTTTATCGAGTAGCTTATGGTAAGAATCAAAACAGGGCTTACGTAAGTAAGGTTGACCAAGTAAGTGTAGGGTTCAACTCTGCAACCACTGAAGAGGATCAGTGTTTAGACAAACGCGATAGTAGTAGTTCTTTTcatccaattatattttgtattgatAGCCAATTGTATGCTATTGTTCATGGTTGTGTTTTTGACTTAgaaagacaagtaggatgttcagAATTGCATTTGAGACACATAACCAACACATGTGACAAGTTTGGAACAGCAAGTGTGGCCATCGTGTCACTTGATCCACCAGTAGAAGCTGAAGTCGAGTCCAGCTCATCTGAGTCTGATTCTGAGCCAGTTCTAAGTTTGCGTGATATTGTAATAAGTTTGGACGATGACATCGCGATGAGTATCCTTGTATTTTAA